A single genomic interval of Arthrobacter sp. NicSoilB8 harbors:
- a CDS encoding DUF3040 domain-containing protein gives MPLSDYERRRLRELEADLAADDPALARRLAAGTSYRLRLRWSAGIVLALAGFGLMVLGFSAQLAGIGSLGLLVMVGGGLAHAWRWILDS, from the coding sequence GTGCCGCTGTCGGACTATGAGCGCAGGCGCCTGCGGGAACTCGAGGCCGACCTGGCGGCGGATGACCCGGCCCTGGCCCGGAGACTTGCTGCCGGCACGTCGTACCGGCTGCGGCTTCGCTGGTCCGCCGGCATTGTGCTGGCACTGGCGGGCTTCGGACTGATGGTTCTGGGGTTTTCCGCGCAGCTTGCCGGTATCGGCTCCCTGGGACTTCTGGTGATGGTCGGCGGCGGCCTCGCGCACGCCTGGCGCTGGATTCTGGATTCTTGA
- a CDS encoding PRC-barrel domain-containing protein, translating into MPVFLRSGQRLGTVQQVLEDPKGGIFLGIAVATRHGSKFVARDRIERMTTTKIECALTADEASALPDAPVKGRRPFRTINKKGR; encoded by the coding sequence ATGCCGGTTTTCCTGAGATCCGGACAGCGGCTCGGCACGGTCCAGCAGGTTCTCGAGGACCCCAAGGGCGGCATATTCCTCGGCATTGCTGTCGCGACAAGGCACGGGTCGAAATTTGTCGCACGGGACCGCATCGAACGGATGACGACGACCAAGATCGAGTGCGCCCTCACAGCTGACGAGGCCAGCGCTCTGCCGGACGCGCCCGTAAAGGGCAGGCGGCCATTCCGCACCATCAACAAGAAAGGCCGTTAA
- a CDS encoding Hsp20 family protein, whose product MLMRTDPFRELDRLAQQVLGTTARPAAMPMDAWQEGEEFVVAFDLPGVAVDSVDIDIERNVLTVKAERKDPAGENTELIAAERPRGVFSRQLILGEALDTDAVKASYDAGVLTLRIPVAEKAKPRRIEITSEKNEQQAINA is encoded by the coding sequence ATGCTGATGCGTACCGACCCGTTCCGCGAGCTCGACCGGCTCGCCCAGCAGGTTCTTGGCACCACGGCCCGGCCGGCGGCCATGCCCATGGATGCGTGGCAGGAGGGCGAAGAATTCGTCGTCGCCTTCGACCTGCCCGGAGTCGCCGTGGATTCGGTGGACATCGACATCGAACGCAACGTCCTGACGGTGAAGGCCGAGCGCAAGGACCCCGCGGGTGAAAATACCGAGCTGATCGCCGCCGAACGTCCCCGTGGTGTGTTCAGCCGCCAGCTCATCCTCGGTGAGGCCCTCGATACCGATGCGGTCAAGGCCAGCTACGACGCCGGGGTCCTGACGCTGCGGATCCCCGTGGCCGAGAAGGCCAAGCCGCGCCGCATCGAGATCACCTCCGAGAAGAACGAGCAACAGGCCATCAACGCCTGA
- a CDS encoding IS110 family transposase — protein sequence MDLYCGIDWAEGHHDIAIIDSAGELLAKRRITDDAAGYRDLMELLAEHGDTPQNPVPVAIETSQGLLVAALRAGTRSIYAVNPLSAARYRDRHGVSKKKSDPGDALVLANILRTDAHAHRPLPADTEHARAITVLARAQQDAVWARQQTANQLRSVLRQFYPALLQAGAVWQNGLTRPETRELLRMAPTPGAAARLSTARIETALRRAGRTRGIAAQAQRIKTILRGDHARQPQAVEDAMGQQAAGLLLLLDAACQAVDRLSIAVEEAFLTHPDAQILLSFPGIGTQLGARILAEIGDDRNRFSDARALKAYAGSAPITRASGKKKFVGRRFVKNDRLNTAGYMWALSALTGSPGARAHYQRRRDAGDWHAAAQRNLFNRLLGQLHHCLTTRTRFDEATAFTPRAADPAA from the coding sequence TTGGACCTTTACTGCGGGATCGACTGGGCCGAAGGCCACCATGACATTGCCATCATCGACAGCGCCGGCGAGCTGCTGGCCAAACGCAGGATCACTGACGATGCGGCCGGCTACCGGGACCTGATGGAACTGCTCGCCGAACACGGAGACACACCTCAAAACCCTGTTCCGGTGGCGATCGAAACCAGCCAGGGCCTGCTCGTCGCGGCCCTGCGCGCCGGCACTCGGAGCATTTACGCGGTCAATCCGCTCTCGGCCGCACGCTATCGCGACAGGCACGGGGTCTCGAAGAAGAAGTCCGACCCGGGGGATGCCTTGGTGCTGGCGAACATCCTTCGCACCGACGCCCACGCACACCGCCCCCTCCCGGCCGACACCGAGCACGCCAGGGCGATCACCGTCCTGGCCCGCGCCCAGCAGGACGCTGTCTGGGCACGCCAGCAGACCGCCAACCAGCTCCGCTCCGTGCTGCGCCAGTTCTACCCGGCGCTCCTACAGGCCGGCGCGGTCTGGCAGAACGGCCTTACCCGCCCCGAAACCAGGGAACTGCTGCGCATGGCCCCCACCCCGGGCGCCGCGGCACGGCTCAGCACCGCCCGGATCGAAACCGCCCTGCGCCGGGCGGGACGCACCCGCGGCATCGCCGCCCAGGCTCAGCGGATCAAAACCATCCTTCGGGGTGATCATGCCCGACAGCCCCAGGCCGTCGAGGACGCCATGGGCCAGCAGGCCGCCGGACTGCTCCTCCTCCTCGACGCCGCCTGCCAGGCCGTTGACCGGCTGAGCATCGCGGTCGAGGAGGCCTTCCTGACTCACCCCGACGCCCAGATCCTGCTCAGCTTCCCCGGGATCGGCACACAGCTCGGTGCCCGGATCCTGGCTGAGATCGGAGACGACAGGAACCGCTTCTCCGACGCCCGCGCCCTAAAGGCCTACGCCGGCTCCGCGCCCATCACCAGAGCCTCGGGCAAGAAGAAGTTCGTCGGCCGCAGATTCGTCAAGAACGACCGCCTTAACACCGCCGGCTACATGTGGGCCCTGTCCGCGCTTACCGGATCCCCGGGCGCCAGAGCCCACTACCAGCGCCGCCGAGACGCCGGGGACTGGCACGCAGCAGCCCAGCGCAACCTCTTCAACCGCCTCCTCGGCCAACTTCACCACTGCCTCACCACACGCACCCGATTCGATGAAGCTACAGCCTTCACCCCGCGGGCCGCAGACCCCGCAGCCTGA
- a CDS encoding thiamine pyrophosphate-binding protein produces the protein MTSLTVSGRVAQVLSSYLSDVFGVMGNGNVYFLDAAEKLGLRFSAVRHEGAAIAAADAYYRTSGRLAAGTTTYGPGYTNALTALAEAVQAQVPVVLVTGDAPSSGARPWDVDQAAIAAGLGAATFTVTRDAAGSITQQAVEYALTKRTAVVIAIPYDLAALEAADEELPAPLAPAVSVDVDGGLGQVARLLAGAKRPLILAGRGAHLAGAAPELRELADRLGALTAGTALALNLLQGEGYLGVAGGFGTDTAAGLMGEADVVLVAGASLSPFTMRFGHLLGPDSTVIQIDTALQPTHPRVDTFVSADAKSAAGHLLGLLDGTASPDARRAEAWRAEARKRLSEGPGHQAGSSETPDGRLDPRALATALDAVLPERRTVVQDGGHFLGWAPMYWNIPRPQDLVMVGTAFQTIGLGLASAVGAARAVEDGRTLVLASGDGGFLMGLSDLESLIGAASSAVIVIYNDAAYGAEIHQYGSQGLTERPMLIPEVDFSGIARALGAESAIIRSLADLSALQDWIDAGAKGTFVADCRITSSVRAPWLSEWMQASQAAKAPVAG, from the coding sequence ATGACTTCACTTACCGTCTCCGGTCGCGTGGCGCAGGTTCTCAGCAGCTACCTCAGCGATGTCTTCGGCGTCATGGGCAACGGAAACGTCTACTTCCTGGACGCCGCGGAAAAGCTGGGCCTCCGCTTCTCCGCCGTCCGCCATGAGGGCGCCGCCATCGCCGCGGCCGACGCCTACTACCGGACGTCAGGACGTCTCGCAGCGGGCACCACCACCTATGGCCCCGGCTACACCAACGCACTCACCGCCCTCGCAGAGGCCGTCCAGGCACAAGTCCCCGTCGTGCTGGTCACCGGGGACGCTCCGAGCAGCGGCGCCCGGCCCTGGGACGTGGACCAGGCGGCAATCGCCGCAGGACTCGGCGCGGCCACCTTCACCGTCACCCGCGACGCCGCGGGCTCCATCACGCAGCAGGCGGTGGAATACGCACTCACCAAGCGGACCGCCGTCGTGATTGCCATACCCTACGACCTCGCGGCCCTCGAGGCTGCGGACGAGGAACTTCCGGCGCCGCTGGCACCGGCGGTGAGTGTCGACGTCGACGGCGGCCTTGGGCAGGTAGCCCGGCTGCTCGCCGGGGCGAAGCGGCCGCTGATCCTCGCCGGCCGCGGTGCGCATCTCGCGGGCGCTGCCCCGGAGCTCCGGGAACTCGCCGACCGTCTGGGCGCCCTGACCGCCGGAACCGCCCTGGCGCTCAACCTCCTCCAGGGCGAGGGATACCTCGGCGTCGCGGGCGGCTTCGGCACGGACACCGCGGCAGGGCTCATGGGTGAGGCTGATGTGGTCCTCGTGGCCGGGGCAAGCCTGAGCCCCTTCACCATGCGGTTCGGGCACCTGCTCGGCCCGGACAGCACCGTCATCCAGATCGACACCGCCCTGCAGCCGACGCACCCCCGGGTGGACACCTTCGTCAGCGCGGACGCGAAGTCTGCTGCGGGACACCTCCTGGGGTTGCTGGACGGCACGGCCTCGCCGGACGCCCGCCGCGCAGAAGCCTGGCGCGCGGAAGCCCGCAAGCGCCTGTCGGAGGGACCGGGCCACCAGGCAGGCTCATCGGAGACGCCGGACGGCCGGCTGGACCCGCGCGCCCTTGCCACAGCATTGGATGCCGTGCTGCCGGAGCGCCGCACGGTGGTCCAGGACGGCGGGCACTTCCTCGGTTGGGCCCCCATGTACTGGAACATTCCGCGGCCGCAGGACCTGGTCATGGTGGGCACGGCCTTCCAGACCATCGGGCTGGGCCTTGCCAGCGCCGTCGGGGCAGCTCGCGCGGTGGAGGACGGCCGCACCCTGGTGCTGGCCTCCGGCGACGGCGGTTTCCTGATGGGCCTGTCCGACCTCGAATCGCTGATCGGGGCGGCCAGCAGCGCCGTCATCGTGATCTACAACGATGCCGCCTACGGCGCCGAAATCCACCAGTACGGCTCCCAGGGCCTGACCGAAAGGCCCATGCTGATCCCCGAGGTGGACTTCAGCGGCATCGCCCGCGCGCTCGGTGCCGAGTCCGCGATCATCCGCTCGCTGGCGGACCTTTCCGCGCTCCAGGACTGGATCGACGCCGGCGCCAAGGGAACCTTTGTGGCCGACTGCCGGATCACGTCGAGTGTCCGGGCCCCGTGGCTGAGCGAGTGGATGCAGGCCTCGCAGGCCGCGAAGGCGCCGGTGGCGGGCTAA
- a CDS encoding Lrp/AsnC family transcriptional regulator, with translation MTIPNPRALDSLDGRIILALDKDPEASALALSRTLGVARNTVHARLARLERSGALRSFSRRLDPAALGYDLMAFLSLSISQTRTGAVEDGLAAIPEVIEVHATTGDADLMAKVVARSTADLYRITNQILEIEGIQRTSTAISVLELMPPRYDGLLSRLSEQESRPSA, from the coding sequence ATGACCATCCCGAACCCCCGCGCCCTGGATTCCCTCGACGGCAGGATCATCCTGGCCCTCGACAAGGATCCGGAAGCCAGCGCCCTGGCACTCTCGCGGACGCTCGGCGTCGCACGGAACACGGTCCACGCCCGGCTGGCGCGGCTCGAGCGCAGCGGAGCCCTCCGCTCCTTCAGCCGGAGGCTGGATCCCGCCGCGCTGGGCTATGACCTCATGGCCTTCCTCTCGCTGTCCATCAGCCAGACGCGGACAGGTGCAGTGGAAGACGGGCTCGCCGCGATCCCGGAGGTCATCGAAGTGCACGCCACCACTGGAGATGCGGATCTCATGGCCAAGGTGGTGGCGCGCAGTACGGCCGACCTCTACCGCATCACCAACCAGATCCTGGAAATCGAGGGGATCCAACGGACCAGCACCGCCATTTCCGTACTGGAACTCATGCCGCCCCGCTACGACGGCCTCCTGAGCCGGCTCTCCGAGCAGGAATCCCGCCCCTCCGCCTAA